The Centroberyx gerrardi isolate f3 chromosome 7, fCenGer3.hap1.cur.20231027, whole genome shotgun sequence genome contains a region encoding:
- the s1pr2 gene encoding sphingosine 1-phosphate receptor 2 produces MTLCRKAAVLCHPVIMKSKYSQYYNRSLIQSYYAFAKDMTTQELEERTMGKKGLTTLNVVIVVLCSIIILENLLVLIAVCRNKKFHSAMFFFIGNLAFSDLLAGSAYIANIFLSGPRTFELVPVQWFIREGTAFIALAASVFSLLAIAIERYIAITKVKVYGSNKTCRMFLLIGACWVTSILLGGLPIIGWNCINNLPECSAVLPLYSKKYILFVVSIFSLLLLSIVILYVRIYLIVRSSHQEATNSPAYALLKTVTIVLGVFIMCWLPAFTILLLDSSCRMQSCPILSKADIFFGFATLNSALNPVIYTLRSKDMRKEFLRVLCCWGLLQSGRPADRCLVPLKSSSSLEHCTNKHEHQTTPIMQDCTTCV; encoded by the coding sequence ATGACTCTTTGCCGTAAAGCCGCTGTGCTCTGCCACCCCGTCATCATGAAGAGCAAGTATTCCCAGTACTACAACCGGAGTCTGATCCAGTCCTACTATGCCTTTGCTAAGGACATGACTacccaggagctggaggagcgcACCATGGGGAAAAAAGGACTCACTACCCTCAACGTAGTCATTGTGGTCCTCTGCAGCATCATCATCCTGGAGAATTTGCTCGTTCTCATTGCCGTCTGCCGCAACAAGAAGTTCCACTCCGCCATGTTCTTCTTCATCGGCAACCTGGCATTTTCTGACCTGCTGGCGGGCTCTGCCTACATAGCCAACATCTTTCTGTCAGGGCCAAGGACCTTTGAGCTGGTGCCAGTGCAGTGGTTCATACGGGAGGGCACGGCGTTCATCGCTCTGGCAGCCTCAGTCTTCAGCTTGCTGGCTATAGCCATAGAGCGCTATATCGCCATCACCAAGGTCAAGGTGTACGGCTCCAACAAAACCTGCCGTATGTTCCTCCTGATAGGAGCTTGCTGGGTCACCTCCATCCTGCTCGGAGGACTTCCCATCATCGGCTGGAACTGCATCAACAACCTCCCTGAATGCTCTGCCGTACTGCCTCTCTACTCCAAGAAATACATCCTCTTTGTCGTCTCCATCTtcagcctcttactgctctccATTGTCATCCTCTACGTGAGGATCTATTTGATTGTACGTTCCAGCCACCAGGAAGCGACCAACTCCCCAGCCTACGCCCTTTTGAAAACTGTCACTATAGTGCTGGGTGTCTTCATCATGTGCTGGCTGCCCGCTTTTACCATCCTCCTCCTGGACTCATCCTGCAGGATGCAATCCTGCCCCATCCTCTCCAAGGCGGACATCTTTTTTGGCTTTGCCACTCTGAACTCAGCACTGAACCCAGTGATCTACACACTGCGCAGCAAGGACATGAGGAAGGAGTTCCTGCGTGTGCTGTGCTGCTGGGGGCTGCTGCAAAGCGGACGCCCCGCCGACCGCTGTCTGGTCCCTTTAAAAAGCTCCAGCTCTCTGGAGCACTGCACCAACAAACATGAACACCAGACCACACCCATCATGCAAGATTGCACCACCTGTGTCTGA